One segment of Meriones unguiculatus strain TT.TT164.6M chromosome 3, Bangor_MerUng_6.1, whole genome shotgun sequence DNA contains the following:
- the Lsm10 gene encoding U7 snRNA-associated Sm-like protein LSm10 produces the protein MALSHSVKERTISENSLIILLQGLQGQITTVDLRDESVARGRIDNVDAFMNIRLANVTYTDRWGHRVELDDLFVTGRNVRYVHIPDDVNITATIEQQLEIIHRVRNFGGQGRREFPSKRP, from the coding sequence ATGGCGCTGAGCCACTCCGTGAAGGAGCGCACCATCTCGGAGAACAGCCTCATCATCCTGTTGCAGGGCCTCCAGGGCCAGATCACCACTGTGGACCTTCGAGACGAGAGCGTGGCCCGAGGACGCATTGACAACGTGGATGCTTTCATGAACATCCGCCTGGCCAACGTCACCTACACTGACCGCTGGGGGCATCGGGTTGAGCTGGATGACCTCTTTGTGACAGGTCGAAACGTCCGCTACGTCCATATCCCCGATGACGTGAACATCACTGCCACCATCGAGCAGCAGCTGGAGATCATCCACCGTGTGCGAAACTTTGGTGGTCAAGGTCGGAGAGAGTTTCCCTCCAAAAGGCCTTGA
- the Oscp1 gene encoding protein OSCP1 isoform X2 — protein MSVRTLPLLFLNLGGEMLYVLDQRLRAQNIPGDKARKVLNDIISTMFNRKFMEELFKPQELYSKKALRTVYDRLAHASIMRLNQASMDKLYDLMTMAFKYQVLLCPRPKDVLLITFNHLDSIKGFIQDSPTILHQVDETFRQLTEVYGSLSAGEFQMIRQTLLIFFQDLHIRVSTFLKDKVQNSNGRFVLPVSGPVPWGTEVPGVIRMFNGKGEEVEKIEFKHGGNYIPAYKEGSFELYGDRVLKLGTNMYSVNRPVETHMSATSKGLASTQENIAPNPLAKEELNFLARLMGGMEIKKPSGPEPGFRLNLFMTDEEEEHAAQSRPEDLSYEVINIQATQDQQRNEELARIMGEFEITEQPEQSASKGDDLLAMMDRL, from the exons TTCTGAATGACATCATTTCAACCATGTTCAACAGGAAGTTTATGGAGGAGCTATTCAAACCCCAGGAGCTGTACTCCAAGAAGGCCCTGAGGACTGTGTATGACCGCCTGGCCCATGCCTCCATCATGCGGCTGAACCAGGCCAGCATGGATAAG CTCTATGACTTGATGACCATGGCTTTCAAATATCAAGTGCTGCTGTGTCCACGCCCCAAGGATGTGCTGCTGATCACCTTCAACCACTTAGACTCCATCAAGGGATTCATCCAAGACTCCCCAACCATCCTGCATCAAGTAGACGAAACCTTCCGGCAACTGACAGAA GTATATGGGAGTCTGTCTGCTGGGGAGTTCCAAATGATCCGGCAGACCCTGCTGATCTTCTTCCAAGACCTGCATATCCGA GTGTCCACATTTCTAAAGGACAAAGTTCAGAATTCTAACGGTCGCTTTGTGCTGCCAGTGTCTGGGCCTGTTCCCTGGGGAACTGAAGTTCCTGGCGTGATCAG AATGTTTAATGGCAAAGGCGAAGAAGTGGAGAAGATAGAATTCAAGCATGGTGGAAACTACATCCCTGCATACAAGGAAGGCTCTTTTGAACTTTATGGAGACCGAGTCTTGAAACTGGGAACAAACAT GTACAGTGTGAATCGTCCTGTGGAAACCCACATGTCTGCAACGTCAAAGGGCTTAGCCTCAACGCAG GAAAACATTGCTCCAAACCCTCTTGCCAAAGAAGAGCTGAATTTCTTGGCCAGGCTAATGGGAGGGATGGAAATCAAGAAACCGAGTGGCCCTGAACCAGGATTCCGGTTGAATCTGTTTATGACCgatgaagaggagga ACACGCAGCACAGTCCAGGCCAGAAGATTTATCTTACGAAGTCATCAACATACAGGCTACACAG gaccagCAACGTAACGAGGAGTTGGCCCGGATCATGGGGGAATTTGAGATCACGGAGCAGCCAGAGCAAAGCGCAAGCAAGGGAGATGATCTGCTTGCCATGATGGACAGGTTATAG
- the Oscp1 gene encoding protein OSCP1 isoform X3 has product MYVLIALENMTSGAFQEEPQDEWTEVDRKRVLNDIISTMFNRKFMEELFKPQELYSKKALRTVYDRLAHASIMRLNQASMDKLYDLMTMAFKYQVLLCPRPKDVLLITFNHLDSIKGFIQDSPTILHQVDETFRQLTEVYGSLSAGEFQMIRQTLLIFFQDLHIRVSTFLKDKVQNSNGRFVLPVSGPVPWGTEVPGVIRMFNGKGEEVEKIEFKHGGNYIPAYKEGSFELYGDRVLKLGTNMYSVNRPVETHMSATSKGLASTQENIAPNPLAKEELNFLARLMGGMEIKKPSGPEPGFRLNLFMTDEEEEHAAQSRPEDLSYEVINIQATQDQQRNEELARIMGEFEITEQPEQSASKGDDLLAMMDRL; this is encoded by the exons TTCTGAATGACATCATTTCAACCATGTTCAACAGGAAGTTTATGGAGGAGCTATTCAAACCCCAGGAGCTGTACTCCAAGAAGGCCCTGAGGACTGTGTATGACCGCCTGGCCCATGCCTCCATCATGCGGCTGAACCAGGCCAGCATGGATAAG CTCTATGACTTGATGACCATGGCTTTCAAATATCAAGTGCTGCTGTGTCCACGCCCCAAGGATGTGCTGCTGATCACCTTCAACCACTTAGACTCCATCAAGGGATTCATCCAAGACTCCCCAACCATCCTGCATCAAGTAGACGAAACCTTCCGGCAACTGACAGAA GTATATGGGAGTCTGTCTGCTGGGGAGTTCCAAATGATCCGGCAGACCCTGCTGATCTTCTTCCAAGACCTGCATATCCGA GTGTCCACATTTCTAAAGGACAAAGTTCAGAATTCTAACGGTCGCTTTGTGCTGCCAGTGTCTGGGCCTGTTCCCTGGGGAACTGAAGTTCCTGGCGTGATCAG AATGTTTAATGGCAAAGGCGAAGAAGTGGAGAAGATAGAATTCAAGCATGGTGGAAACTACATCCCTGCATACAAGGAAGGCTCTTTTGAACTTTATGGAGACCGAGTCTTGAAACTGGGAACAAACAT GTACAGTGTGAATCGTCCTGTGGAAACCCACATGTCTGCAACGTCAAAGGGCTTAGCCTCAACGCAG GAAAACATTGCTCCAAACCCTCTTGCCAAAGAAGAGCTGAATTTCTTGGCCAGGCTAATGGGAGGGATGGAAATCAAGAAACCGAGTGGCCCTGAACCAGGATTCCGGTTGAATCTGTTTATGACCgatgaagaggagga ACACGCAGCACAGTCCAGGCCAGAAGATTTATCTTACGAAGTCATCAACATACAGGCTACACAG gaccagCAACGTAACGAGGAGTTGGCCCGGATCATGGGGGAATTTGAGATCACGGAGCAGCCAGAGCAAAGCGCAAGCAAGGGAGATGATCTGCTTGCCATGATGGACAGGTTATAG